One Bradyrhizobium manausense DNA segment encodes these proteins:
- a CDS encoding dihydrodipicolinate synthase family protein, which produces MKVRPTGVIPPMTTPFMKDGEIDYNLVAPQVDWMIGAGAHGVAAGGSTGEGHTLDHEEYRDLMAATVEAVKGRIPVIAGIIVDSTRDAIRRGKLVRDMNVAALQVTPVHYLFKPDDEAMVAHFRAMADETGMPIIIYNVVPWSYLSPALLTRIMTEVPLVVGVKQSAGDLKLFADLMMMAPDKLIYSAVDALMYPSYTLGAHGSIAAILTAAPHASVALWDAVKAGDHPRALELHKKLLTLWNAIIADNLPACTRYAQTLQGLPRTYPRAPMPEASPAQQAATRKALEALGALDGRHVEAAE; this is translated from the coding sequence ATGAAGGTACGACCGACCGGCGTGATTCCGCCGATGACGACGCCGTTCATGAAAGACGGCGAAATCGACTACAACTTGGTAGCGCCCCAGGTCGATTGGATGATTGGTGCCGGCGCGCATGGTGTTGCGGCCGGCGGCTCGACCGGCGAGGGCCATACGCTCGACCACGAGGAATATCGCGACCTGATGGCGGCGACAGTGGAGGCTGTGAAGGGACGCATCCCTGTCATCGCCGGTATCATCGTCGATTCCACGCGCGATGCGATCCGCCGCGGCAAGCTGGTGCGCGACATGAATGTCGCAGCCCTCCAGGTCACGCCGGTGCATTATCTGTTCAAGCCTGACGACGAGGCGATGGTCGCGCATTTCCGCGCCATGGCTGATGAAACGGGCATGCCCATCATCATCTACAACGTCGTGCCCTGGTCGTATCTGTCGCCGGCGCTACTGACGCGGATCATGACCGAGGTTCCGCTGGTCGTCGGTGTCAAGCAGAGCGCGGGTGACCTCAAGCTGTTCGCGGACCTCATGATGATGGCGCCGGACAAGCTGATTTACAGCGCAGTCGATGCCCTGATGTATCCGTCCTATACGCTGGGGGCTCATGGCTCGATCGCCGCGATCCTGACCGCCGCGCCGCACGCCTCCGTGGCGCTGTGGGACGCGGTGAAGGCGGGCGATCATCCGCGTGCGCTCGAGCTGCACAAGAAGCTGCTGACACTGTGGAACGCAATCATTGCCGACAATCTGCCGGCCTGCACGCGTTACGCGCAGACGCTCCAGGGCTTGCCGAGGACCTATCCGCGTGCGCCGATGCCGGAGGCCTCACCCGCGCAGCAGGCCGCGACGCGCAAGGCGCTGGAGGCGCTTGGCGCGCTGGACGGGCGGCACGTCGAGGCGGCCGAATAG
- a CDS encoding SDR family NAD(P)-dependent oxidoreductase, whose product MKEFAGKIAVITGGGTGMGRELARQLVAEGCNVAMCDVSEAAMAETKRLCEVEKLPQGLRVTTHVADVSIEDQLKRFRDELAEQQKTDKIHLLFNNAGIGGGGSLFTNTREQWERTFNICWGGVYLGVRTFLPMLVKADEAHIVNTASVNGFWASIGMGQAHTAYSSAKFAVKGFTEALINDLRLHAPHVKCSVVMPGHIGTSIVSNSRKVQSGDGSERLNADEVVLTRKRMVAAGVPDADKMSDDQIQAAFAERARSFLEDAPTTAGQAARIILDGVKAERWRILVGDDARLLDERVRAAPEQAYDRAFYESFTQEVGWRLG is encoded by the coding sequence ATGAAGGAATTTGCTGGAAAGATCGCCGTCATCACCGGCGGCGGCACGGGCATGGGGCGGGAGCTCGCCCGGCAGCTCGTTGCCGAGGGCTGCAACGTCGCAATGTGCGACGTCTCGGAGGCGGCCATGGCCGAGACCAAGCGGCTGTGCGAGGTCGAGAAGCTGCCGCAGGGCCTGCGCGTCACGACGCATGTTGCCGACGTCTCGATCGAGGACCAACTCAAGCGCTTTCGCGACGAACTCGCCGAGCAGCAGAAGACGGACAAGATCCACCTGCTGTTCAACAATGCCGGCATCGGTGGTGGCGGCAGCCTGTTCACCAACACGCGCGAGCAGTGGGAGCGCACCTTCAACATCTGCTGGGGCGGCGTTTATCTCGGCGTCCGCACCTTCCTGCCCATGCTGGTCAAGGCGGACGAGGCCCACATCGTCAACACCGCCAGTGTCAACGGCTTCTGGGCCTCGATCGGCATGGGCCAGGCGCACACGGCTTACAGCTCGGCGAAATTCGCGGTGAAGGGATTTACCGAGGCGCTGATCAACGACCTCCGTTTGCACGCGCCGCACGTCAAATGCTCGGTGGTGATGCCCGGCCACATCGGCACCTCGATCGTCTCCAATTCACGGAAAGTGCAGAGCGGCGACGGTTCGGAGCGTCTCAATGCCGACGAGGTGGTGCTGACCCGGAAGCGGATGGTCGCGGCCGGCGTGCCAGATGCTGACAAAATGTCGGATGACCAAATCCAGGCAGCCTTCGCCGAGCGCGCCCGCAGCTTTCTGGAGGATGCGCCGACCACGGCTGGGCAAGCCGCCAGAATCATCCTCGATGGCGTGAAGGCGGAGCGGTGGCGTATTCTCGTGGGGGATGACGCCAGGCTGCTCGACGAGCGCGTGCGTGCGGCGCCGGAGCAGGCATATGACAGGGCCTTCTACGAAAGCTTCACCCAGGAAGTCGGCTGGCGGCTCGGCTGA